From a single Nostoc edaphicum CCNP1411 genomic region:
- the rpsU gene encoding 30S ribosomal protein S21: protein MTQVIVGDNEHIESALRRFKREVSKAGIFPDMRKHRHFETPLEKRKRKEVAKHRQSKRSFRN from the coding sequence ATGACCCAAGTAATTGTCGGTGACAATGAACATATTGAATCAGCCTTACGACGATTTAAGCGAGAAGTTTCCAAGGCTGGAATTTTTCCAGATATGAGAAAGCATCGTCATTTTGAAACACCCTTAGAAAAACGCAAACGCAAAGAAGTTGCCAAGCACAGACAGAGTAAGAGAAGTTTTCGTAACTAA
- a CDS encoding GNAT family N-acetyltransferase: protein MRIEPYHSHHIDAVIRLSLRAWTPVFDSIQKAMDLDVYQELYPADWRVSQQNSVEEACAAEDTKVWVAIAVGGASSSIVGFVAVKLHSEGSLGEIYMIAVDPDYQRRGIGTALVEFALDWMKIAGMSVAMVETGGDPGHAPARFTYEKLGFGLLPIARYFKKL, encoded by the coding sequence ATGCGAATTGAACCATACCACTCCCATCATATTGATGCCGTCATTCGTCTTTCGCTTCGGGCATGGACTCCAGTCTTTGATTCGATTCAGAAAGCGATGGATCTTGACGTGTACCAGGAACTGTATCCTGCCGATTGGCGTGTAAGCCAGCAAAATTCTGTTGAGGAAGCCTGTGCGGCAGAGGACACAAAGGTATGGGTTGCGATCGCCGTTGGCGGAGCCTCTAGTTCAATCGTGGGCTTTGTAGCCGTGAAACTCCACTCGGAGGGCAGCTTGGGAGAAATCTATATGATCGCCGTCGATCCAGACTATCAACGTCGAGGCATTGGCACCGCTCTGGTGGAATTCGCTCTTGATTGGATGAAAATTGCTGGAATGTCCGTTGCTATGGTCGAGACTGGAGGCGATCCTGGCCATGCCCCGGCACGTTTTACCTATGAAAAGCTGGGTTTTGGGCTGTTACCAATCGCCAGGTACTTCAAGAAGTTGTAG
- a CDS encoding CsbD family protein has product MSIEDKAKAVAKNIEGKVQEAIGEVTGDPKDKAEGKAKQAEAQVRHTAENIKDEVKKTLD; this is encoded by the coding sequence ATGAGTATCGAAGATAAAGCAAAAGCTGTTGCTAAAAACATCGAAGGTAAAGTACAAGAGGCTATTGGCGAAGTAACTGGCGATCCTAAAGATAAAGCGGAAGGTAAGGCTAAACAAGCTGAAGCCCAAGTCCGTCACACCGCTGAGAATATCAAAGATGAAGTTAAAAAGACTTTAGACTAA
- a CDS encoding RNA recognition motif domain-containing protein, whose amino-acid sequence MSIYVGNLSYDVTQEDLSGIFAEYGTVKRVQVPTDRETGRPRGFAFVEMGTEAEETAAIEALDGAEWMGRDLKVNKAKPKEDRGDRGSFGGNRGGYGGGGGGRNRY is encoded by the coding sequence ATGTCAATTTATGTAGGTAACCTCTCTTATGACGTTACACAAGAAGATTTAAGTGGTATTTTTGCAGAATATGGTACTGTAAAACGAGTTCAAGTACCTACTGACCGTGAAACAGGTCGTCCGCGAGGCTTTGCTTTTGTGGAAATGGGAACTGAAGCTGAAGAAACAGCTGCTATTGAAGCTCTCGACGGTGCTGAATGGATGGGTCGTGACCTGAAAGTGAATAAGGCTAAACCCAAGGAAGACAGAGGTGATAGAGGTTCCTTTGGTGGAAACCGAGGAGGATACGGTGGTGGCGGCGGTGGACGCAACCGCTACTAG
- the nifJ gene encoding pyruvate:ferredoxin (flavodoxin) oxidoreductase, with product MNKTFATIDGNEAVARVAYKLNEVIAIYPITPSSAMGEWADAWSAEGRPNLWGTIPSVVQMQSEGGAAGAVHGALQTGSLSTTFTASQGLLLMIPNFYKIAGELTSAVVHVAARSLATHALSIFGDHSDVMAARATGFALLCSASVQESQDFALIAHAATLETRVSFMHFFDGFRTSHEVQKVKLLSDDDLRSLIHDNLILAHRSRALTPDRPVLRGTAQNPDVYFQGREGANPYYNACPEIVQRIMDEFGERTGRHYKIYEYYGANDADRVIVLMGSGCETVHETVDYLNARGEKLGVVKVRLYRPFDVQRFVAVLPTSVQAIAVLDRTKEAGSAGEPLYLDVVAAIHEVWGMGHGALGIGHGENEKLPLSPLPKIIGGRYGLSSKEFTPAMVKGIFDNLAEAKPKNHFTIGINDDVSHTSLSFDPNFSTESDNVVRAMFYGLGADGTVGANKNSIKIIGEETDNYAQGYFVFDSKKSGSMTVSHLRFGKEPIRSTYLIDQANFIGCHHWGFLERIDILKAAIPGATLLLNSPYNADTVWEYLPIKVQQQIIDKHLKLYVINASQVARESGMGGRINTIMQVCFFALAGVLPQEEAIAKIKQAIDKTYGKKGVEVVRMNLQAVDNTLDNLHKVNIPQTINNPKSKIQNPKLLDSAPEFVQEVLGKIMVWEGDDLPVSTLPVDGTFPVGTAKWEKRNVAEEIPVWEPDVCVQCGKCVMVCPHSAIRAKAYQADELVNAPGTFKSTGAKDKDFANQKFTIQVAPEDCTGCTICVNICPAKNKSEPSLKAINMAQQLPLREQERKNWDFFLSLPNPDRRSLKVNQIRQQQLQEPLFEFSGACAGCGETPYLKLLTQLFGDRAVIANATGCSSIYGGNLPTTPWTTNAQGRGPAWSNNLFEDNAEFGFGFRLSLDKQAEFAAELLQKLGNGESGIGHGELGIPHELVQSILNAKQNTEADIWEQRERVALLKQKLDELLEKRNYHSHAPCPMPHAQIQNLKSLADYLVRKSVWIVGGDGWAYDIDFGGIDHVIASGRNVNILVMDTEVYSNTGGQSSKATPKAAVAKYAASGKPAPKKDLGMIAMTYGNVYVASVALGARDEHTLKAFLEAEAYDGPSLIIAYSHCIAHGINMTTGMNHQKTLVESGRWLLYRHNPELLNQGKNPLQLDMRSPTQSVEHSMYQENRFKMLTKSKPDVAKHLLEQAQAEVDARWQMYQYLAKRDTL from the coding sequence ATGAACAAAACCTTTGCAACCATCGATGGGAATGAAGCTGTCGCCCGTGTTGCTTACAAACTAAATGAAGTGATTGCCATTTATCCCATCACCCCCTCTTCAGCAATGGGTGAATGGGCAGATGCTTGGTCAGCAGAAGGTCGTCCTAACCTCTGGGGGACTATTCCCAGCGTCGTGCAGATGCAAAGTGAAGGAGGAGCGGCTGGTGCTGTGCATGGGGCATTGCAAACAGGTTCTCTGAGTACCACCTTCACGGCATCTCAGGGATTATTGTTGATGATACCCAACTTCTACAAAATTGCTGGTGAGTTGACTAGCGCCGTGGTTCACGTTGCAGCCCGTTCTTTGGCTACTCACGCTTTATCTATTTTTGGCGACCATAGCGACGTGATGGCAGCTCGTGCAACTGGTTTTGCCCTGCTGTGTTCCGCTTCGGTGCAGGAAAGTCAAGATTTTGCTCTCATCGCTCATGCTGCTACCCTAGAGACGCGAGTCTCCTTTATGCATTTCTTTGACGGCTTTCGCACCTCCCATGAAGTGCAGAAAGTTAAATTGCTCTCAGATGATGATTTGCGATCGCTAATTCACGATAACTTAATACTCGCCCACCGCAGCCGTGCGTTGACCCCAGACCGTCCTGTATTACGCGGTACTGCTCAAAACCCCGATGTCTATTTCCAAGGACGTGAAGGCGCTAACCCTTATTACAACGCCTGTCCAGAAATTGTCCAACGGATCATGGATGAATTTGGAGAACGCACGGGAAGGCATTATAAAATCTATGAATATTACGGTGCTAACGATGCCGATCGCGTTATTGTTCTTATGGGTTCAGGTTGTGAAACCGTCCATGAAACAGTAGATTACCTGAACGCTCGTGGTGAAAAACTTGGTGTAGTCAAAGTGCGACTTTACCGCCCCTTTGATGTCCAAAGGTTTGTTGCAGTATTACCAACTAGTGTACAAGCGATCGCAGTTCTCGACCGCACCAAAGAAGCAGGTAGCGCCGGTGAGCCTTTGTATTTAGATGTTGTGGCTGCTATTCATGAAGTATGGGGAATGGGGCATGGGGCATTGGGCATTGGGCATGGAGAGAATGAAAAATTACCTCTTTCCCCTCTGCCTAAAATTATTGGTGGGCGTTATGGTCTTTCTTCTAAAGAATTTACTCCGGCGATGGTGAAGGGGATTTTTGATAATCTTGCCGAAGCTAAACCGAAGAATCATTTTACTATTGGGATTAATGACGATGTAAGTCATACTTCCTTGAGCTTTGACCCTAATTTCTCTACAGAATCGGATAATGTTGTTCGGGCAATGTTTTATGGATTGGGCGCTGATGGTACTGTTGGCGCTAACAAAAACTCCATCAAAATTATTGGTGAAGAAACCGATAATTACGCCCAAGGCTACTTTGTCTTTGATTCCAAGAAATCTGGCTCGATGACTGTCTCTCACCTCCGTTTTGGGAAAGAGCCAATTCGCTCCACCTATCTAATTGACCAAGCCAACTTTATTGGTTGTCACCACTGGGGATTTCTAGAACGCATAGATATTTTGAAGGCTGCTATTCCTGGGGCGACTTTGCTGCTTAACAGTCCATACAATGCAGATACCGTCTGGGAATATTTACCGATAAAGGTACAGCAGCAAATTATCGACAAGCATTTGAAGTTATACGTAATTAATGCTAGCCAGGTTGCTCGTGAAAGTGGCATGGGTGGCAGAATTAACACCATTATGCAAGTATGCTTCTTTGCTTTAGCGGGTGTCTTGCCACAAGAAGAAGCGATCGCTAAAATCAAACAAGCGATTGACAAAACCTACGGTAAAAAAGGTGTAGAAGTTGTCCGCATGAACTTGCAAGCTGTAGACAACACCCTAGACAACTTGCATAAAGTAAATATCCCCCAAACAATCAACAATCCAAAATCCAAAATCCAAAATCCAAAATTGCTAGACTCCGCTCCCGAATTTGTGCAAGAAGTTCTGGGCAAAATCATGGTGTGGGAAGGTGATGACTTACCTGTTAGCACACTACCAGTTGATGGCACTTTCCCCGTAGGTACTGCCAAGTGGGAAAAACGTAACGTTGCTGAAGAGATACCAGTGTGGGAGCCGGATGTCTGCGTACAATGTGGTAAGTGCGTCATGGTGTGTCCCCACAGCGCCATCCGGGCAAAGGCTTATCAAGCAGATGAGTTAGTCAATGCACCAGGAACCTTTAAGTCAACTGGTGCAAAAGATAAAGACTTTGCCAATCAAAAATTTACCATTCAGGTAGCACCAGAAGATTGCACGGGATGTACGATTTGTGTAAATATTTGCCCTGCTAAAAATAAATCTGAGCCATCGCTGAAAGCAATTAACATGGCGCAGCAGTTGCCATTGCGGGAACAAGAGCGAAAAAACTGGGATTTCTTTTTGAGTTTACCTAATCCTGATAGGCGATCGCTAAAAGTCAACCAGATTCGCCAGCAACAACTGCAAGAACCATTATTTGAATTCTCTGGTGCTTGTGCAGGTTGTGGTGAAACACCTTATTTAAAATTATTAACACAACTGTTTGGCGATCGCGCTGTCATCGCCAATGCTACAGGTTGTTCCTCAATTTATGGCGGAAATCTCCCCACCACTCCTTGGACAACCAACGCCCAAGGACGCGGCCCCGCTTGGTCTAATAATCTATTTGAAGATAACGCCGAATTCGGTTTTGGCTTCCGCCTTTCTCTCGACAAACAAGCCGAGTTTGCGGCGGAATTATTGCAAAAATTGGGGAATGGGGAATCGGGCATAGGGCATGGGGAATTGGGAATACCTCACGAGTTGGTACAATCTATTCTCAATGCCAAACAAAACACTGAGGCTGATATTTGGGAACAACGAGAACGGGTAGCGCTGTTGAAACAAAAGCTAGATGAACTTTTAGAAAAAAGGAATTACCACTCCCATGCCCCATGCCCTATGCCCCATGCCCAAATCCAAAATCTCAAATCTCTTGCAGACTACTTGGTGAGAAAAAGCGTCTGGATTGTTGGCGGTGATGGTTGGGCTTATGATATTGACTTTGGCGGTATCGATCATGTAATTGCTAGTGGTCGGAATGTCAACATCTTGGTAATGGATACAGAAGTATATTCCAACACAGGCGGTCAATCTTCCAAAGCTACGCCAAAAGCCGCAGTTGCTAAATATGCCGCCAGTGGTAAGCCTGCACCAAAAAAAGACTTAGGGATGATTGCCATGACCTACGGAAATGTCTACGTAGCGAGTGTAGCCCTTGGCGCTAGAGATGAACATACCCTGAAAGCATTTTTGGAAGCAGAAGCTTATGATGGCCCATCACTGATTATTGCTTACAGCCATTGCATCGCCCACGGCATCAACATGACCACAGGGATGAATCATCAAAAAACTCTGGTAGAATCAGGTCGTTGGTTGCTGTATCGGCATAATCCAGAGTTGCTTAACCAGGGTAAAAATCCATTGCAATTGGATATGCGATCGCCTACGCAATCTGTAGAACATTCCATGTATCAAGAAAATCGCTTTAAAATGCTCACCAAGAGCAAACCCGACGTTGCCAAGCACTTGTTAGAACAAGCGCAAGCTGAGGTTGATGCACGTTGGCAAATGTATCAATATCTGGCAAAGCGCGACACTCTTTAA
- a CDS encoding tetratricopeptide repeat protein: MKYLFIVWVLILSLVAPSAAIAEVKQPYTLISGLGTIHHPVSTANLQAQEFFDQGLNLIYAFNHDEAMRSFQHAAKLDPHLAIAYWGIALALGPNINSAIDPNRELAAYQAVQQALALSTQASTQEQDYITALAKRYSQAPDADLYQLAVDYAKAMATLVKRYPDDLDAATLYAESLMDLHPWQHWTKDGKPQPDTEEIVVVLESVLQRNPNHTGANHYYIHAVEASPSPERALMSAKRLGTLAPAAGHLVHMPSHIYFRVGDYEGAMQVNQQAIAQDDIYIKKYQVQGTYPMMYYNHNVHFLMVASSMAGKYEDALKSAEKLVTNVTAIGPHIPMLEGFLGSKMLIQTRFHDWDAILKTPAPDAKLPTSTALWHFARGMATAATGKLEDAANESSALLAAKQVIPAEATIGFSPASRILDIASKVLDAKIARKKHDYESAIQLLKQAIVAEDALDYVEPPDWYFPTRESLGAVLLAKGDYREAEKVFRADLKKYPHNGRSLFGLQASLQALGKDQAAKLVKTELETAWKGDEKQLDLATGVTY; this comes from the coding sequence ATGAAGTACTTATTTATAGTTTGGGTACTGATACTCTCTTTAGTCGCTCCTAGTGCGGCGATCGCTGAAGTAAAACAGCCCTACACCTTAATATCTGGACTTGGCACAATCCACCATCCAGTTTCTACTGCTAATCTCCAAGCACAAGAGTTTTTCGATCAGGGATTAAATTTAATTTACGCTTTCAATCATGACGAGGCAATGCGTTCTTTTCAACACGCTGCCAAACTCGATCCGCATTTAGCGATCGCATATTGGGGTATTGCTTTAGCCCTGGGGCCTAATATTAACTCAGCAATAGACCCCAATCGGGAATTAGCTGCTTACCAAGCAGTACAGCAAGCCTTGGCACTTTCCACCCAAGCATCTACCCAAGAACAAGACTACATTACCGCCTTAGCAAAACGTTACTCCCAAGCTCCTGATGCAGACTTGTATCAACTAGCGGTAGACTACGCAAAAGCAATGGCAACCCTAGTCAAGCGCTATCCTGATGATTTGGATGCGGCGACGCTTTACGCTGAAAGCTTAATGGATTTGCATCCTTGGCAGCACTGGACTAAAGATGGCAAGCCACAGCCAGATACAGAAGAAATTGTAGTTGTTTTAGAATCAGTTCTCCAACGAAACCCAAATCATACGGGAGCTAATCATTACTATATCCATGCCGTAGAAGCCTCGCCTTCCCCAGAACGGGCCCTTATGAGTGCCAAACGACTAGGAACTTTAGCGCCAGCGGCGGGACACTTGGTACACATGCCTTCCCATATTTATTTTCGTGTCGGAGATTATGAAGGGGCAATGCAGGTTAACCAGCAGGCGATCGCTCAAGATGATATTTACATCAAAAAATATCAAGTCCAGGGCACTTACCCCATGATGTACTATAACCACAACGTACATTTTCTCATGGTAGCCAGCAGCATGGCAGGAAAGTATGAAGATGCTCTTAAATCCGCAGAGAAATTAGTCACCAACGTTACTGCTATTGGCCCACATATACCAATGCTTGAGGGATTCCTGGGCAGCAAAATGCTGATTCAGACACGCTTTCATGACTGGGATGCCATCTTAAAAACTCCTGCTCCCGATGCGAAACTACCTACTAGCACAGCACTTTGGCATTTTGCTCGTGGTATGGCAACGGCAGCCACAGGCAAACTTGAAGATGCAGCAAATGAAAGCAGTGCATTACTAGCCGCCAAACAGGTAATTCCCGCCGAAGCAACCATTGGATTTAGCCCTGCCAGTCGCATTTTAGACATTGCCTCAAAAGTTTTAGACGCCAAAATTGCCAGAAAAAAGCATGATTATGAATCTGCCATTCAATTACTAAAACAAGCGATAGTAGCAGAAGATGCTCTCGATTACGTGGAACCACCAGACTGGTACTTTCCCACGCGAGAGTCTTTGGGCGCTGTGCTTTTGGCTAAGGGTGACTATAGAGAGGCTGAGAAAGTCTTTCGTGCCGATCTCAAAAAGTATCCGCATAACGGGCGTTCTCTATTTGGCTTGCAGGCAAGTTTGCAGGCACTCGGCAAAGATCAGGCTGCTAAACTTGTCAAAACTGAATTGGAAACCGCTTGGAAAGGTGATGAAAAGCAACTTGACCTAGCAACTGGGGTTACTTATTAA
- a CDS encoding serine/threonine protein kinase yields the protein MSHITQSAVHCINPDCQRPYPQPWGNKFCNSCGAPLELLDRYVPLQPLGSGGFAQIYTVWDEKTQTEKVLKVLVEDSPKALELFTQEAAVLSSLQHPGVPKVDVDGYFHVNLFNPKSHQLPCLVMEKINGRTLEEILKKFPQGCPEDLVLNWFAQALQILQELHKRQILHRDIKPSNLMLGTSSPSITPPQGQIEGDRLVLIDFGGAKQFSASKLRSQSSSTRLFSSGYSPPEQVSGGIVGTGADFYALGRTVIELLTGKYPLELEDQQTGKLRWRTAVNVNPQLADLLDEMVHEDVRSRPANAAIIQKRLAKISQPLPPPGLFARLRDNVKQASIQASQRFTQLTQAIEQILANFSQAVTKTFVFIAQTIIKILQACLATIWAMILAYVGACFGAIAGFILAYRTSLGPLIVEFLGSQLNELVPNTQPVFGADILVFVAAGWGTAWGLTVSGCFGQQRRFLVASLMGIISYGFGWLILQLITPKDSGEGLVAVILVAVCLLTLSLGLRSHHIVYAVFAAFGSAIAYAVLIILRLAPSIFQFTSQPAWSELQLPLIFFGSVGFFISFWLGVSYYLIVPGLRFLGWR from the coding sequence GTGTCCCACATCACTCAGAGTGCGGTTCACTGCATAAATCCTGATTGTCAACGTCCTTATCCTCAGCCTTGGGGAAACAAATTTTGTAACAGCTGTGGCGCACCGCTAGAGTTGCTAGACCGCTATGTTCCACTTCAGCCTTTGGGATCGGGAGGATTTGCTCAAATCTACACGGTTTGGGATGAAAAAACTCAAACTGAGAAAGTGTTAAAAGTGTTGGTGGAAGATTCGCCAAAGGCACTGGAATTATTTACCCAAGAGGCGGCAGTTTTATCTAGCTTGCAGCATCCTGGTGTCCCCAAAGTCGATGTCGATGGATATTTTCATGTAAACCTGTTTAATCCCAAATCGCACCAACTGCCTTGTTTGGTAATGGAAAAAATCAATGGGCGCACTTTAGAGGAGATATTAAAAAAGTTTCCTCAAGGGTGTCCAGAGGATTTGGTTTTAAACTGGTTTGCACAAGCTCTACAAATTTTACAGGAATTACACAAACGCCAGATTCTTCACCGAGATATTAAACCTTCTAATTTAATGCTGGGCACTTCTTCGCCATCTATAACCCCGCCTCAAGGGCAAATAGAGGGCGATCGCCTGGTACTAATTGATTTTGGCGGGGCAAAACAATTTAGCGCCTCTAAGCTGCGTTCTCAGTCTAGTTCCACGCGATTATTTTCTTCTGGCTACAGTCCACCAGAACAAGTGAGTGGAGGTATTGTTGGGACAGGAGCCGATTTTTATGCCCTTGGTCGAACAGTAATTGAACTACTAACAGGCAAATACCCGCTAGAGTTGGAAGATCAGCAAACGGGAAAATTGCGCTGGCGAACTGCGGTAAATGTCAACCCGCAACTAGCCGATTTGTTGGATGAAATGGTGCATGAGGATGTGCGATCGCGTCCAGCAAATGCAGCTATAATTCAAAAACGTTTGGCGAAGATTTCTCAACCATTACCGCCACCAGGATTATTTGCTCGATTGCGAGACAACGTTAAGCAAGCTTCAATACAAGCTTCCCAGAGATTTACACAGCTAACACAAGCTATTGAACAGATTTTGGCTAACTTTAGCCAAGCTGTAACTAAAACCTTTGTTTTCATTGCTCAGACAATCATCAAAATTCTACAAGCTTGTTTGGCAACGATTTGGGCGATGATCTTGGCTTATGTTGGCGCTTGTTTTGGTGCGATCGCTGGTTTTATTTTGGCATATCGTACCAGCTTGGGGCCTTTGATTGTGGAATTTCTTGGGAGTCAGCTAAACGAATTAGTGCCAAATACTCAACCCGTCTTCGGGGCAGATATTTTGGTATTCGTCGCAGCAGGTTGGGGAACTGCTTGGGGACTAACAGTATCCGGGTGTTTTGGTCAACAGCGGCGGTTTTTAGTGGCGTCGCTGATGGGCATAATTAGCTATGGCTTCGGCTGGTTAATTTTGCAATTAATCACCCCAAAAGACAGTGGCGAGGGCTTAGTGGCAGTGATTTTAGTAGCAGTTTGCCTACTCACCTTGAGCTTAGGACTTCGCAGCCACCATATAGTTTACGCTGTGTTCGCTGCCTTTGGTAGTGCGATCGCTTATGCAGTTTTGATTATTTTGAGGTTAGCACCTTCAATTTTCCAATTTACTAGTCAACCAGCCTGGTCAGAGTTACAGTTACCTCTGATTTTTTTTGGTTCTGTGGGCTTCTTTATCAGCTTTTGGTTAGGCGTGAGTTACTACCTAATTGTCCCTGGATTGCGCTTTTTAGGATGGCGATGA
- a CDS encoding M20 family metallopeptidase has product MLTSIKDLAAKLAPRLIEIRRHIHSHPELSGQEYQTAAFVAGVLSSSGLHVEEGVGKTGVIGELQGTKQNDRLLAIRTDMDALPIQEGTNLEYASRADGIMHACGHDVHATVGLGTAMVLSQLAEELGGKVRFLFQPAEEIAQGASWMVKDGAMENVSAVLGVHVFPSIPAGSIGVRYGALTAAADDLEILIMGESGHGARPHEAIDAIWIACQVIAALQQAISRTQNPLRPVVLSIGKINGGRAPNIIADKVQLLGTVRSLHPETRAHLPNWIENIVSNVCHTYGANYQVNYRQGVPSVQNDYTLTQLLQSAAEEAWSSDRVQVLPEPSLGAEDFSMYLEHAPGSMFRLGVGYQERIINYPLHHPQFEVDESAIITGVVTMAYAAYKYYQQNL; this is encoded by the coding sequence ATGCTTACCTCTATTAAAGACTTAGCAGCAAAACTAGCGCCCCGGTTAATTGAAATTCGCCGCCACATTCACTCTCACCCAGAACTCAGCGGTCAGGAGTACCAAACAGCAGCCTTCGTAGCTGGTGTTTTGTCTTCCAGCGGTCTGCACGTAGAAGAAGGAGTTGGCAAAACGGGCGTTATTGGAGAACTCCAAGGCACTAAGCAAAATGACCGTTTGTTAGCAATTCGCACCGATATGGATGCCTTACCAATTCAAGAAGGCACTAATTTGGAATATGCCTCTCGCGCAGATGGGATTATGCACGCGTGCGGTCACGATGTCCACGCCACAGTGGGGTTAGGAACGGCAATGGTGCTGTCTCAGCTAGCAGAGGAGTTGGGTGGGAAAGTGCGGTTTTTATTTCAGCCAGCGGAGGAAATTGCCCAAGGGGCAAGCTGGATGGTGAAAGATGGAGCGATGGAAAATGTCTCGGCTGTATTAGGGGTTCATGTTTTCCCTTCTATACCCGCAGGATCTATTGGCGTGCGTTATGGGGCATTGACAGCCGCCGCTGATGATTTAGAAATTCTGATTATGGGAGAATCTGGACATGGGGCGCGTCCCCATGAGGCGATTGATGCGATTTGGATTGCTTGCCAAGTAATTGCTGCGCTTCAACAAGCCATCAGTCGGACGCAGAATCCTTTGCGTCCTGTAGTATTGAGTATCGGGAAGATTAATGGTGGCAGAGCGCCGAATATAATTGCGGATAAAGTGCAGTTATTGGGAACCGTGCGATCGCTCCATCCTGAAACTCGTGCCCATCTCCCGAACTGGATTGAAAATATTGTATCTAATGTTTGCCATACCTACGGAGCAAACTATCAAGTCAATTATCGCCAGGGCGTACCCAGCGTTCAAAATGATTATACCCTGACGCAATTGTTACAATCAGCCGCAGAAGAAGCTTGGAGTAGCGATCGCGTTCAAGTCTTACCCGAACCTTCCCTTGGTGCTGAAGATTTTTCTATGTATTTGGAACATGCCCCCGGTTCTATGTTTCGCTTGGGTGTAGGCTACCAAGAAAGAATCATCAACTACCCATTACACCATCCCCAATTTGAAGTTGATGAATCTGCTATTATCACTGGGGTTGTAACTATGGCATACGCCGCTTATAAATACTATCAGCAAAATTTGTAA
- a CDS encoding pentapeptide repeat-containing protein produces the protein MKFKIVATSVLLACFGFAEQSLALNQLDLDQLKATSACPRCNLSGADLTQVNLTGANLRGADLSGATLSQANLTNADLTGANLEGAVLNSANLSGASLTGANLKSASLENANLSFAGFISANLEAANLKDAKLDFTNFRGANFRLTTLANGVVTSDKPYGWSLERQNLRECNEFQPENTPGTTCYSK, from the coding sequence ATGAAATTTAAGATTGTTGCTACCAGCGTCCTATTAGCTTGTTTCGGGTTTGCAGAGCAGAGCCTTGCATTAAATCAACTAGATTTGGATCAGTTGAAGGCAACAAGTGCCTGTCCTCGGTGTAATTTAAGTGGTGCTGACCTAACTCAAGTAAATCTAACTGGAGCAAATTTACGAGGGGCTGACTTGAGCGGCGCTACATTATCTCAAGCTAATCTCACGAATGCCGATCTCACTGGTGCAAATTTAGAAGGTGCGGTTCTAAATTCAGCAAATCTCAGTGGTGCTTCCTTAACAGGAGCAAATTTGAAATCAGCATCCCTGGAAAATGCCAATTTATCTTTTGCCGGTTTCATCAGCGCCAATTTAGAAGCAGCAAATTTAAAAGATGCGAAATTGGATTTTACCAATTTTCGGGGGGCTAACTTCCGACTAACAACTCTAGCTAATGGTGTCGTCACATCTGATAAGCCTTATGGCTGGTCGTTAGAGCGTCAAAATCTCAGAGAATGTAACGAGTTTCAACCCGAAAATACTCCAGGTACAACCTGTTATTCAAAATAA